CGCGCTGGGAGGGCCCGAAGGCCGAGAAGGGGCGCCAGCGCTGGGCGAGCATCGTTCGCGAGGCGGTGAAGCAGTCGATCAGGGCCTGGCTTCCGCCGGTTGCGCCGGTCACGACGACGGGCGACCTCGCCGGTCTGCTGCAGGGCACGCGGATGCTGCTGCTCGAACCCACGGCGACGACACCCATCACCGACATCCGGCCCGACGGTCGCGACCTCGCGCTCGTCGTCGGGCCCGAGGGCGGCATCGCGCCGCCCGAGCACGAGCGACTCGTGGCGGCCGGCGCGGAGCCGGTGCGACTCGGGGCATCCGTCTTGCGCACGTCGACGGCCGGACCGGCCGCGATCGCCGTGCTCAACGCTGCGCTCGGGCGGTGGTGAGCCATCGATCGCTACGATGGTGGCATGAGCGACTCCGGTGCACGGCCCTCCCTCTTCGAGCGGATCGCCACTCGTGAGATTCCCGCGCGCATCGTGCTCGAGACCGAGCGCGTGATCGCGTTCCACGACATCGCGCCCAAGGCGCCGGTGCACGTCGTCGTGACGCCGAAGGCCGGCGACTACCGCGACGTCGTCGAACTCGCAGCCGGAGACCCCGGCCTCCTCGCGGAACTCGTCGCCGCAGCGCACGAGGTCGCGGATTCGCTCGCCGACGGCCAGTTCCGACTCGTCTTCAATACCGGGCCCGACGCCGGCCAGACCGTCTTCCACGTGCACGCACATGTGCTCGGCGGAGGGCTCGAGGAGACTTCGCTTGGCGACTGATCCGATCGGCCAGGGCGCCGCGCCGCAGCCCGCGCGCGACGATGAAGAGCGCCTCACCATCGACGGCATCGCCATGGTGCGCCTCCTCGGCCCGCAGGATCGCCTGCTCTCGAGCATCGAGCGCGAGAACCCCGGCGTCGAAGTGCACGTGCGCGGCAACGAGATCGCGATCCGCGGCGACGTCGACGGTCGCACGCGCGTGCGCCGACTCATCGAAGAACTCCTGGCGCTCGTTCGCAACGGCCAGGATCCGACACCCACCGAAGTGAGGAGTTCGGCCCGAATGCTCGAAGCCGATCCCAATGCCAAGCCGTCCGAGATGCTCGGGCAGGTCATCGTGTCGAGTCGCGGAAAGACCATCCGACCGAAGACCGAGGGCCAGCGGCAATACGTCGACGCGATCGACGAGCACACGATCGTCTTCGGCATCGGTCCGGCCGGCACGGGCAAGACGTATCTCGCGATGGCGAAGGCCGTGCAGGCGCTGCAGCGCAAAGAGGTCAGTCGGATCATCCTCACCCGCCCCGCCGTCGAGGCGGGGGAGCGCCTCGGCTTCCTGCCGGGCACGCTCACCGACAAGATCGATCCTTACCTCCGCCCGCTCTACGACGCGCTCAACGAGATGATGGATCCCGAGCTCGTGCCGAAGCTGCTCGCCGCGGGCACGGTCGAGGTCGCTCCGCTCGCCTACATGCGCGGCCGCACCCTCAACGACTCGTTCGTCGTGCTCGACGAGGCGCAGAACACCACGCCCGAGCAGATGAAGATGTTCCTCACCCGTCTCGGGTTCGGGTCGCGCATGGTCGTCACCGGCGACATCACCCAGGTCGACCTCCCGACCGGCGCGAGCGGACTGCGGCTCGTCACCCGCATCCTCGACAACGTCGCCGACATCGAGTTCATCCGGCTGACGAGCGACGACGTCGTGCGCCACTCGCTCGTCGGCCGCATCGTCGATGCCTACACCGAGTACGACCAGCGCACGCAGGCCCAGCGGTTCGAGCGTGATCAGGCTCGCGAGTTCGCGAACCGCGCCGAACGACGGGGTCACGCGCCACGCGATCACCAGCCGAGGAAGAACACGTGAGCATCGAGATCAACAACGAGTCGGCCATCGCGGTCGACGAGAGCGCCATCCAGCGGCTCGCCGTGTACGCACTCGACGCCATGCACGTGCACGCCGACGCCGAGCTCGCGATCGTGCTCGTCGACGAGGGCGCGATGGAGCAACTGCACGTGCAGTGGATGGATGAGCCGGGCCCCACCGACGTGCTCAGCTTCCCCATGGACGAACTGCGCCCAGGCACCGAAGACCAGCCCACCCCGCCGGGCCTGCTCGGCGACATCGTGCTCTGTCCGCAGGTCGCGCAAGCGCAGGCGCAGACGGCAGGCCACGAGCTCATCGACGAGCTCCTGCTGCTGACGACCCACGGCATCCTCCACCTGCTCGGGTTCGACCATGCCGAGCCAGCCGAGGAGAAGGAGATGTTCGGCGTGCAGCGCGACATCCTCGTCGGCTTCTCCATGCAGGAGCGGCGCCGCTGACCATGGAGCCCTGGCTCTTCCTCGGAGCGGCATTCGTGCTCGTGGCATTCGGCGGTCTGATGGCCGCCGTCGATTCGGCCATCGGCGTGAGCTCGCGCGCCGACATCACCGACCTGGGCTTCAGGTCGCGGGCGCGCCGCTCGCTCCTCGCGATCGCCGAGGACACCGGCGCCCACGTGAACGCGGTGAACTTCATGCGCATCATCGCCGAGACGACCTCGGCGGTGCTCGTGACCCTCGCGTTCACCTTCTTCATCGAGAGCATCTGGCTCGTGCTGTTGTACTCGGCGCTCATCATGACCGCCGTCTCGTTCGTGCTCGTGGGGGCGAGCCCGCGCAGCGTCGGCCGTGCACACTCGCCCACGGTGCTCCGTCTCACGGCTCCGCTCGTGCATTTCCTGCGCGTGCTCCTCGGCCCGCTGGCGGGAGCGCTCGTCACGCTCGGCAACCGAGTCACGCCCGGCCGCATCCGCTTCGCCGGGGTGTCGAGCGAGGAGCAACTGCTCAGCATGGTCGACGAGGCGACCGAGCTCGACGTGCTCGAGGAGGGCGACCGCGAGCTCATCCACTCGATCTTCGCGTTCAACGACACCGTGGTGCGCGAGGTCATGGTGCCGCGCACCGACATGGTCACGATCGACGCCTCCGAGCACCTCGCGCACGCGATGGCGCTGTTCCTGAGGGCCGGCTACTCGCGCATCCCGGTCGTCGAGCGCGACGCCGACGACGTCACCGGCATCCTCTACCTGCGAGATCTCGCACGACTCGGCTTCGAACAACCGCTCGATGCCGAGGGCCTCACCGTCGGCGAGCTCGTGCGCCCAGCGGTCTTCGTGCCCGAGTCCATGAAAGCCGACGCGCTGCTCCGCCAGATGCAGCTCGAATCGAACCACCTCGCGATGGTCGTCGACGAGTACGGCGGCATCGCCGGACTCGTCACGCTCGAAGACCTCATCGAGGAGCTCGTCGGCGACATCTCCGACGAGTACGATCGCGAGGCCGCCCAGGTCGAGGAACTCGAGCCGGGGCGGTATCGCGTGAACGTGCGACTGCCGATCGGCGAGCTCGGCGAGCTCTTCGGCCTCGACCTCGAGGATGAAGACGTCGACTCTGCAGGCGGGCTGCTCTCCAAAGAGCTGGGCCGCCTCGCGCAGCCCGGCGAGCGCGTGACCGTCTCTGGCCTCCTGCTCGAAGCCGAGCGCACCGAGGGCCGCCGAAAGCGCATCTCCACCATCCTCGTCGAACGCGACCAGGCGCTGATCGATGCGCAGACCGCGTTCGAGTCGGGCGACCCCGAAGGAAGGAACAGCCGTGGCTGAGTACCGTGCCGGATTCGTCTCGATCGTCGGGAGGCCCAACGTCGGCAAGTCGACGCTCACCAACGCCCTCGTCGGCGAGAAGGTGGCGATCACGAGCTCGAAGCCGCAGACCACGAGGCGCGCCATCCGGGGCATCGTGCATCGCGAACGCGGACAGCTCATCCTCGTCGACACGCCGGGGCTGCACCGCCCGCGCACGCTGC
The Agromyces albus DNA segment above includes these coding regions:
- a CDS encoding histidine triad nucleotide-binding protein is translated as MSDSGARPSLFERIATREIPARIVLETERVIAFHDIAPKAPVHVVVTPKAGDYRDVVELAAGDPGLLAELVAAAHEVADSLADGQFRLVFNTGPDAGQTVFHVHAHVLGGGLEETSLGD
- a CDS encoding hemolysin family protein — translated: MEPWLFLGAAFVLVAFGGLMAAVDSAIGVSSRADITDLGFRSRARRSLLAIAEDTGAHVNAVNFMRIIAETTSAVLVTLAFTFFIESIWLVLLYSALIMTAVSFVLVGASPRSVGRAHSPTVLRLTAPLVHFLRVLLGPLAGALVTLGNRVTPGRIRFAGVSSEEQLLSMVDEATELDVLEEGDRELIHSIFAFNDTVVREVMVPRTDMVTIDASEHLAHAMALFLRAGYSRIPVVERDADDVTGILYLRDLARLGFEQPLDAEGLTVGELVRPAVFVPESMKADALLRQMQLESNHLAMVVDEYGGIAGLVTLEDLIEELVGDISDEYDREAAQVEELEPGRYRVNVRLPIGELGELFGLDLEDEDVDSAGGLLSKELGRLAQPGERVTVSGLLLEAERTEGRRKRISTILVERDQALIDAQTAFESGDPEGRNSRG
- a CDS encoding PhoH family protein, which codes for MVRLLGPQDRLLSSIERENPGVEVHVRGNEIAIRGDVDGRTRVRRLIEELLALVRNGQDPTPTEVRSSARMLEADPNAKPSEMLGQVIVSSRGKTIRPKTEGQRQYVDAIDEHTIVFGIGPAGTGKTYLAMAKAVQALQRKEVSRIILTRPAVEAGERLGFLPGTLTDKIDPYLRPLYDALNEMMDPELVPKLLAAGTVEVAPLAYMRGRTLNDSFVVLDEAQNTTPEQMKMFLTRLGFGSRMVVTGDITQVDLPTGASGLRLVTRILDNVADIEFIRLTSDDVVRHSLVGRIVDAYTEYDQRTQAQRFERDQAREFANRAERRGHAPRDHQPRKNT
- the ybeY gene encoding rRNA maturation RNase YbeY, translating into MSIEINNESAIAVDESAIQRLAVYALDAMHVHADAELAIVLVDEGAMEQLHVQWMDEPGPTDVLSFPMDELRPGTEDQPTPPGLLGDIVLCPQVAQAQAQTAGHELIDELLLLTTHGILHLLGFDHAEPAEEKEMFGVQRDILVGFSMQERRR
- a CDS encoding 16S rRNA (uracil(1498)-N(3))-methyltransferase is translated as MSSLYLDESLELGAVTPGATVELSGDEARHAVTVARVRTGERIAIGDGRGILVRGVVVSTGARELALEVEEVLVEEPPETRITLVQALAKGDRDELAVQAATELGVDAVVPWAAARSVSRWEGPKAEKGRQRWASIVREAVKQSIRAWLPPVAPVTTTGDLAGLLQGTRMLLLEPTATTPITDIRPDGRDLALVVGPEGGIAPPEHERLVAAGAEPVRLGASVLRTSTAGPAAIAVLNAALGRW